A single genomic interval of Antechinus flavipes isolate AdamAnt ecotype Samford, QLD, Australia chromosome 1, AdamAnt_v2, whole genome shotgun sequence harbors:
- the TMEM43 gene encoding transmembrane protein 43, with translation MSRNYSDTSNRKEHVKITADHQPGFLERLSETSGGMFVGLTTFLLSFYLIFTNEGRALRTATSLAEGLSLVVPLNTIHSVAPENEGRLVHLIGSLRTSKLLSDPNYGVFIPAVKLKRQVEMYQWVESEESREYTEDGQVKTERRYSYNTEWKSEIVNSRNFDREIGHKNPSAMAVESFTAVAPFVQIGRFFLSSGLIDKIDNFKPLSLAHMEDPHVDIIRRGDYFYHSENPKYPEVGDVRVAFSYAGLSGDDPNLGPAHVVTVIARQRGDQLVSYTTKSGDTLLLLHHGDFTAEEVFQKEHQSNTIKTWGFRGAGWMAMFVGINLMTRILYTLVDWFPLFRDLVNIGLKAFAFCIATSLTLLTISVGWLFYRPLWALAIGLLAIVPILIARTRAPAKKQE, from the exons ATGTCCCGCAAT TACTCTGATACAAGTAACAGAAAAGAACATGTCAAAATTACAGCTGACCACCAGCCGGGCTTCTTGGAGCGTCTCAGTGAAACATCAGGGGGCATGTTTGTTGGATTGACAacatttttactttccttctacCTGATCTTTACTAATGAG GGTCGGGCCTTGAGGACGGCAACTTCTCTGGCTGAGGGTCTCTCGCTTGTGGTTCCCCTTAACACCATCCACAGTGTGGCCCCAGAAAATGAGGGAAGATTGGTGCACTTGATTGGCTCCCTCCGGACATCCAAG ctCTTGTCTGATCCCAACTATGGAGTCTTTATCCCTGCTGTGAAATTGAAACGTCAAGTGGAGATGTACCAATGGGTGGAGTCGGAAGAGTCCAG GGAGTACACAGAAGATGGGCAAGTGAAAACGGAAAGGAGATACTCCTACA aTACCGAGTGGAAATCAGAAATTGTGAACAGCAGGAACTTTGACCGAGAGATTGGGCATAAAAATCCCAG tGCAATGGCCGTGGAGTCCTTCACAGCTGTTGCTCCTTTTGTCCAGATTGGCAGgttcttcctttcttctg GTCTTATCGACAAGATCGACAACTTCAAGCCACTGAGCCTGGCCCATATGGAGGATCCCCACGTCGACATCATCCGACGAGGAGACTACTTCTATCACAGTGAGAACCCCAAGTATCCAGAA GTCGGAGATGTACGGGTTGCATTTTCCTATGCAGGCCTGAGTGGTGATGACCCCAACCTGGGCCCGGCTCATGTG GTCACTGTGATTGCTCGCCAGCGTGGAGACCAGTTGGTCTCGTATACCACCAAGTCTGGGGACACCCTGCTGCTCTTGCACCACGGAGATTTCACTGCAGAG GAGGTGTTCCAGAAAGAACATCAAAGCAACACGATAAAAACCTGGGGTTTTCGAGGTGCTGGCTGGATGGCCATGTTTGTGGGCATCAATCTCATGACTCGGATCCTCTACACCTTGG TGGACTGGTTTCCGCTTTTCCGAGACCTGGTCAACATCGGCCTGAAAGCCTTTGCCTTTTGTATCGCCACGTCCCTGACTCTGTTGACAATTTCTGTTGGCTGGCTCTTTTACCGTCCTCTCTGGGCACTGGCCATTGGCTTGCTGGCCATAGTTCCTATTCTCATCGCTCGAACCCGGGCCCCAGCAAAAAAACAGGAGTGA
- the CHCHD4 gene encoding mitochondrial intermembrane space import and assembly protein 40, protein MSYCRQEGKDRIIFVTKEDHETPSNAELVADDPNDPYEDHGLILPNGDINWNCPCLGGMASGPCGEQFKSAFSCFHYSTEEVKGSDCVDQFRAMQECMQKYPDLYPQEEDEEEKASEGVEEATAAATAATAAAEEALTKEEGSS, encoded by the exons ATGTCCTACTGCCGGCAGGAAG GAAAGGACCGGATtatatttgtgaccaaagaagaccaTGAGACGCCCAGCAACGCTGAGCTGGTAGCCGATGACCCCAACGACCCCTATGAAGACCACG GTTTGATACTGCCCAACGGAGACATTAATTGGAACTGCCCGTGTCTTGGGGGAATGGCCAGTGGTCCCTGTGGAGAACAGTTCAAGTCGGCCTTCTCCTGTTTCCATTACAGCACAGAGGAAGTCAAGGGTTCAGACTGTGTGGACCAGTTCCGGGCCATGCAAGAATGCATGCAGAAGTACCCAGACCTCTATCCCcaggaggaggatgaagaagagaaagcGAGCGAGGGCGTGGAGGAGGCCACGGCAGCGGCCACGGCAGCGACCGCGGCGGCCGAGGAAGCTCTGACCAAAGAGGAGGGGTCCAGCTAA